DNA sequence from the Carnobacterium funditum DSM 5970 genome:
ATTTTCGCGTATTCCAAAAATCGCGCGTGCGATTAAACAATCGGATTTAACTATAACTGGTATGAATATTGTAAATAATAATGGCTCTGTTGCTTATCAATCTGTATTTCATAGTCATGTTCATCTGATTCCTCGCTACACGAAACAGGATGATTTCAGTATGTCGTTTGGTGATAACTCAAATAGCTATACTGCTGAAGAATTAGATAAGATTGTCACATCAATTAAAGAAAAAATGGAGGTATAATCATGGCAAACGAATTTTTTAAAGGACTTATTTTTGGCTCTTT
Encoded proteins:
- a CDS encoding HIT family protein, coding for MSECVFCKIINNEIPSRKIYEDEDIIAFLDLTQVTPGHTLVLPKKHVVDIFDYDKELAATVFSRIPKIARAIKQSDLTITGMNIVNNNGSVAYQSVFHSHVHLIPRYTKQDDFSMSFGDNSNSYTAEELDKIVTSIKEKMEV